TTTTTGTATCTAGCCCCAAAGGAAAACGACCATGACTGAAGAACAAACAAACGCCATTGAAGCCGCTGCTTTTCGCCGCCTCTTAAAGCACTTAGATGAGCGTAAGGATGCCCAAAACATCGACCTCATGAACCTGGCCGGGTTTTGCCGCAACTGCCTCTCAAAATGGTACATGGCTGCGGCTGAAGAACGCGGTGTGGAAGTTGATTACGACGGTGCCCGTCAACGTGTTTACGGCATGCCTTACAGCGAGTGGAAAGCGAATCACCAGACTGAACCATCGGCAGAAGCC
This region of Deltaproteobacteria bacterium genomic DNA includes:
- a CDS encoding DUF1244 domain-containing protein; amino-acid sequence: MTEEQTNAIEAAAFRRLLKHLDERKDAQNIDLMNLAGFCRNCLSKWYMAAAEERGVEVDYDGARQRVYGMPYSEWKANHQTEPSAEAMAKFKASQGKQ